Proteins from a genomic interval of Papaver somniferum cultivar HN1 chromosome 4, ASM357369v1, whole genome shotgun sequence:
- the LOC113271458 gene encoding WD repeat-containing protein LWD1: MGTNMMNSNNIDQNHDGSEEQQLKQQQRSEIYTYEAPWHIYAMNWSVRRDKKYRLAIASLLEQYPNRVEIVQLDDSNGEIRSDPNLSFEHPYPPTKTIFIPDKECQKPDLLATSGDFLRIWRINSDDDTGDVNEDENSTNHRGGSVELKCLLNGNKNSEFCGPLTSFDWNEAEPKRIGTSSIDTTCTIWDIERETVDTQLIAHDKEVYDIAWGGVGVFASVSADGSVRVFDLRDKEHSTIIYESSEPDTPLVRLGWNKQDPRYMATIIMDSAKVVVLDIRFPTLPVVELQRHQASVNAIAWAPHSSCHICTAGDDSQALIWDLSSMGQPVEGGLDPILAYTAGAEIEQLQWSSSQPDWVAIAFSTKLQILRV; this comes from the coding sequence ATGGGGACGAATATGATGAATAGTAACAACATTGATCAAAATCACGACGGATCAGAAGAACAACAACTAAAGCAACAACAGAGATCGGAGATCTACACATACGAAGCACCATGGCACATCTACGCCATGAACTGGTCCGTCCGTCGTGATAAGAAATACAGACTCGCCATAGCTAGTCTACTAGAACAATACCCTAACCGTGTGGAAATTGTTCAACTCGACGATTCAAATGGTGAGATTAGATCCGATCCTAATCTCTCTTTTGAGCATCCATATCCACCTACCAAAACCATCTTCATCCCCGACAAAGAATGTCAGAAACCAGATCTCTTAGCTACTTCTGGCGATTTCCTCCGTATCTGGCGTATTAACTCCGATGACGACACAGGCGACGTCAACGAAGATGAAAACAGCACCAACCACCGCGGCGGGAGTGTTGAGCTCAAGTGCTTGTTGAATGGGAATAAGAACAGTGAGTTCTGTGGACCCTTGACTTCGTTCGACTGGAACGAAGCAGAGCCGAAACGGATTGGTACATCGAGTATCGATACTACGTGCACGATTTGGGATATAGAGAGGGAGACGGTGGATACGCAGTTGATTGCTCATGATAAGGAGGTTTATGATATCGCTTGGGGTGGTGTTGGTGTTTTTGCTTCGGTTTCAGCTGATGGTTCTGTCAGGGTTTTTGATTTACGCGATAAAGAGCATTCAACGATTATCTATGAGAGCTCAGAACCTGATACACCATTGGTTAGGTTGGGATGGAATAAGCAGGATCCTAGGTACATGGCTACCATTATTATGGATAGTGCTAAGGTAGTGGTTCTTGATATCCGGTTTCCTACATTGCCTGTGGTTGAGCTGCAGAGGCATCAAGCTAGTGTGAATGCTATTGCATGGGCACCACATAGTTCTTGtcacatatgtactgctggagATGATTCTCAGGCATTAATTTGGGACCTGTCATCAATGGGGCAGCCGGTGGAAGGCGGCCTTGATCCTATCTTAGCATATACGGCTGGAGCTGAAATTGAGCAGCTTCAATGGTCTTCTTCACAGCCCGATTGGGTTGCCATTGCTTTTTCCACAAAGCTTCAGATACTTAGGGTTTGA
- the LOC113271460 gene encoding heavy metal-associated isoprenylated plant protein 35-like: MATKVDDAELKRIDLKVSVNCCDGCKRKVKKLLQTIEGVLKIEIDSREPKVRVIGNVDPRILIKKLMRAGKHAELLACTNNSSSNGKSEPNKDDEKVKNPTTKPLADNCENKGVEKCPPNSSCTSTAAQDEQKSCSRDNRENPKTADGSRKKRASSKHHHKKADCYEGHTSDITGNTLPVLVLVPETIKMPVETPSIVSKVVTEQDDSGAVQPEMVHQVVEPLSKLHGPSDYSTTTTITDSYALAPQSFPSMFYYGGENRNNYGYRMYEGSRVYARDQQAAPIIFLPELQPPVPRVGDYFSVENTVGCQIM, translated from the exons ATGGCAACCAAGGTTGACGACGCTGAACTAAAG AGGATTGATTTGAAGGTTTCTGTGAATTGTTGCGATGGTTGCAAGCGCAAGGTGAAGAAATTATTACAAACCATTGAGG GTGTCCTGAAGATTGAAATCGACAGTAGAGAGCCGAAGGTGAGGGTCATCGGGAATGTTGATCCAAGAATTCTCATCAAGAAATTGATGCGAGCAGGAAAGCATGCTGAATTGTTAGCATGTACTAATAATAGCAGTAGTAACGGCAAGTCCGAGCCTAACAAAGATGATGAAAAAGTTAAGAACCCCACTACAAAACCGTTAGCAGACAACTGTGAAAACAAAGGCGTAGAAAAATGTCCTCCAAACTCATCATGTACAAGTACTGCTGCTCAGGATGAACAGAAGAGTTGTAGCAGGGATAATAGAGAGAATCCAAAAACAGCGGATGGGAGTAGGAAAAAAAGAGCATCTTCTAAGCACCACCATAAGAAGGCTGATTGCTACGAGGGTCATACTAGCGACATCACTGGTAATACTCTTCCTGTTCTTGTTCTAGTACCGGAAACAATAAAAATGCCAGTCGAAACTCCTTCAATTGTTAGTAAAGTAGTAACAGAGCAGGATGACTCCGGCGCTGTGCAGCCTGAGATGGTGCATCAAGTAGTTGAACCCTTGTCTAAATTACATGGTCCATCTGATTATAGTACTACAACAACTATTACGGATTCATATGCTTTGGCGCCTCAGTCTTTTCCATCAATGTTTTATTACGGGGGAGAGAACCGTAACAATTACGGATACCGGATGTATGAAGGCAGCAGAGTGTATGCTCGTGACCAGCAAGCTGCGCCTATCATATTTTTGCCAGAGCTTCAACCACCGGTCCCAAGGGTAGGAGACTATTTCAGTGTTGAGAATACCGTAGGATGTCAGATCATGTGA